In Gemella massiliensis, a single window of DNA contains:
- a CDS encoding amidase family protein: MKKKNFKFLLATSLTATLLLSYGKINFYDNNTVTAKNVNTTQKNNNSSKIPMTLEEYKQKSALELAALIRNKKVTSEELVTLAYRAIEAENPRLNLVLMNENGNIPKAIWDKAYEDAREIDRRINAGNAASNPINWQEQPFAGVPTLIKGLDALKDGDHSNGVLSEKGKISSSDGQVAKEFRKLGFIILGQTNYPELGWRNITDSKLFGPAGNPWDPERNTGGSSGGSAGAVAAGFVPIASGSDAGGSIRIPASWTGLIGLKPTGSVVKFPLVKSVEDAKVYFDKTTINKPKELTPVPKDLKKLKIAYTLKTPLKDVELSEDGKKAVLKAVEFLKAQGFSVEEVTEFPIDGYEGIKTYTVNSIGYGSNYVEKAKKKGENGKYDLDPATYTFGSSSTKGNRANTDISGVKPASEYKKSINEFYKKYDLFLMATNAVTAPSNNKTIDPYVNPDIEKQLYNINSIQDPKKRFELLVKQWEPMMRRTPFTWLFNLTGNPAISLPVYVNSNNLPLGVMFAAQDNSEKILLEIAQLFQDNNQFKLHPSITNNATTKNGNKVATNDYGTKFEYKIPDVAPTNPKPELKIKDNQNTDKNKTTKTSQSDNNQDTDYNNKNTTKKILPKTGLINSSLSLIKILTFIIIGISLILKRKVK, encoded by the coding sequence AAATTTTTATGATAATAATACAGTAACCGCTAAAAATGTTAATACAACTCAAAAAAATAATAATTCTTCTAAAATTCCTATGACCTTGGAAGAATACAAACAAAAAAGCGCCTTAGAATTAGCGGCTCTTATACGCAATAAGAAAGTCACAAGTGAGGAACTCGTTACTCTTGCCTACAGAGCAATAGAAGCTGAAAATCCAAGACTAAATCTTGTTCTTATGAATGAAAATGGAAATATTCCTAAAGCAATTTGGGATAAAGCATATGAAGACGCAAGAGAAATAGACAGACGAATTAACGCAGGTAACGCCGCAAGTAATCCTATTAACTGGCAAGAACAACCCTTTGCAGGAGTTCCCACACTTATAAAAGGGTTAGATGCCCTAAAAGATGGCGATCACTCTAACGGCGTTTTGTCGGAAAAAGGGAAAATCTCCTCATCAGACGGCCAAGTCGCTAAAGAATTTCGTAAATTAGGATTTATTATTCTCGGTCAAACCAATTACCCGGAACTCGGTTGGAGAAATATAACCGATTCCAAATTATTCGGGCCTGCCGGAAACCCGTGGGATCCCGAACGTAATACAGGCGGCTCTTCCGGAGGTTCTGCAGGAGCCGTTGCAGCAGGTTTTGTTCCAATAGCAAGCGGAAGTGATGCCGGCGGTTCTATTCGTATACCGGCGTCTTGGACAGGTCTTATCGGTTTAAAGCCAACCGGTTCTGTTGTTAAATTCCCACTGGTAAAATCTGTTGAAGATGCCAAGGTTTATTTTGATAAAACTACTATTAATAAACCAAAAGAATTAACTCCCGTTCCTAAAGATTTAAAAAAATTGAAAATAGCATACACATTAAAAACTCCGTTAAAAGATGTTGAACTTAGTGAAGACGGTAAAAAAGCCGTTCTAAAAGCCGTTGAATTTTTAAAAGCACAAGGTTTTTCAGTTGAAGAAGTTACTGAATTTCCTATTGATGGTTATGAAGGAATTAAAACTTATACCGTAAATTCTATCGGTTATGGTTCTAACTATGTAGAAAAAGCGAAGAAAAAAGGAGAAAACGGAAAATATGATTTAGATCCGGCAACTTACACATTCGGATCGTCTTCTACAAAAGGAAACAGAGCAAATACTGATATTTCAGGTGTAAAACCCGCTTCTGAATACAAAAAATCTATAAATGAATTTTATAAAAAATACGACTTATTCTTAATGGCAACTAATGCCGTAACCGCTCCGTCTAACAATAAAACCATCGACCCCTATGTTAATCCGGATATTGAAAAACAACTATATAATATCAACAGCATACAAGATCCTAAAAAACGCTTTGAATTATTAGTTAAACAGTGGGAACCTATGATGAGACGTACTCCATTTACATGGTTATTTAATCTGACCGGAAACCCGGCAATTTCGCTGCCCGTTTATGTCAATAGTAACAACTTGCCACTTGGAGTAATGTTCGCAGCACAAGATAATTCCGAAAAAATATTATTAGAAATAGCACAACTATTCCAAGATAACAATCAATTTAAGTTGCATCCATCTATAACCAATAATGCCACCACTAAAAATGGAAACAAAGTAGCAACCAATGATTATGGAACAAAATTTGAATATAAAATTCCCGATGTTGCTCCTACAAATCCCAAACCTGAACTAAAAATCAAGGATAATCAAAATACCGACAAAAATAAAACAACCAAAACGTCTCAATCTGACAATAATCAAGATACTGACTACAATAATAAAAATACTACAAAAAAAATTCTTCCTAAAACGGGGCTAATTAATAGCTCATTATCATTAATTAAAATACTTACATTTATAATCATCGGTATTAGCCTTATATTAAAACGTAAAGTAAAATAA
- a CDS encoding Glu/Leu/Phe/Val family dehydrogenase: protein MNNNPLINAREQIKSACDILGYKDEVYEALKDPQRFIEITIPVKMDSGEIKYFKGFRSQHNDAIGPTKGGLRFHPLVTGDEVKALSIWMTFKCAVANLPYGGGKGGVIVDPKELSQGELEQLSRGYIRGLYKYLGEKQDIPAPDVNTNGQIMSWMIDEFNTLTGEQAIGTLTGKPLELGGSLGRTQATGHGVALAAKLALEKLGKSVKGSKVAVQGFGNVGSYTVQTIINYGGTVVAVTERDDNGVQYAVYRAEGLSYEELQHCKDTKVRFHTLPNTKRLSLDEFWALDVDVLCPCALENAIDEKEANLINAPIISEGANGPATLVGDKVLTERGKVVIPDILANSGGVTVSYFEWVQNLYGYYWSEEEVVEKQDRVMTKAFNDIWSVKERFEIPMRKAAYVNSIEKIVKNMKLKGKLS, encoded by the coding sequence ATGAATAACAATCCATTAATTAATGCCAGAGAACAAATTAAAAGTGCCTGTGATATACTTGGGTACAAAGATGAGGTATACGAAGCGTTAAAAGATCCGCAACGCTTTATCGAAATAACTATTCCGGTAAAAATGGATAGTGGAGAGATAAAATACTTCAAAGGTTTTCGTTCTCAGCATAATGATGCGATAGGACCGACTAAAGGGGGGTTACGCTTTCACCCATTAGTAACAGGAGATGAGGTAAAAGCGTTATCTATTTGGATGACATTTAAGTGTGCAGTTGCCAATCTACCTTATGGCGGTGGGAAAGGCGGCGTTATAGTAGATCCTAAAGAATTGTCACAAGGTGAATTAGAACAATTATCACGTGGATATATCCGAGGATTATATAAATATCTTGGGGAAAAACAAGATATACCCGCACCGGATGTGAATACGAACGGTCAAATTATGTCGTGGATGATTGATGAGTTTAATACATTGACAGGAGAACAGGCGATTGGAACACTAACAGGAAAACCGTTAGAGCTTGGTGGTTCATTAGGTAGAACACAGGCGACAGGGCATGGTGTTGCTTTGGCTGCGAAATTAGCACTGGAAAAATTAGGAAAATCGGTAAAAGGTTCAAAAGTTGCTGTTCAAGGTTTCGGTAATGTAGGTAGCTACACCGTTCAAACTATAATCAACTACGGTGGGACTGTTGTTGCAGTTACTGAGCGTGACGACAACGGCGTTCAGTATGCAGTTTACCGTGCTGAAGGACTATCTTATGAGGAACTTCAACATTGTAAGGATACAAAAGTAAGATTTCATACATTACCCAATACTAAACGTTTAAGTTTAGATGAATTTTGGGCATTAGATGTTGATGTGCTTTGTCCATGTGCTTTAGAAAATGCTATTGATGAAAAAGAAGCTAATTTAATAAATGCACCGATTATTTCAGAAGGAGCGAACGGGCCGGCTACACTGGTAGGAGATAAAGTTTTAACGGAGCGTGGTAAAGTTGTTATTCCGGATATATTGGCAAACAGCGGCGGAGTAACAGTATCATATTTTGAATGGGTACAAAATCTATATGGTTATTATTGGAGTGAAGAAGAAGTAGTGGAAAAACAAGACCGTGTTATGACAAAAGCATTTAATGATATTTGGTCAGTAAAAGAACGTTTTGAAATTCCGATGAGAAAAGCAGCTTATGTAAATTCAATTGAAAAAATTGTTAAAAATATGAAACTAAAAGGGAAACTTAGCTAA
- the polA gene encoding DNA polymerase I encodes MDKIILLDGNSLSYRAFYAMPALKNKKGLYTNSVYGFTLMLERVLTDVKPKYALVAFDKGKQTFRHKSYENYKGTRDKTPDELVEQFGYVRELIESYGIKYEEHFDYEADDIIGSYARLAEKAGLEVIIVSGDKDLTQLASENITIYYTKRGVTEIDYYTPEFIKEKYNLTPEQIIDMKGLMGDKSDNIPGIAGVGEKTAIKLLTEYGSVENILDNIDNISGKKLKERLTEGKEDALISKKLATIHTEVPLENKLEELIFEENRKKKIKLFEKLEFTSFLKKLRIEAEKEGLETEEELEIIHATDKTRIDFNSASIHAECYTEDYHNSSVVGIAVYNQEKIYLFSEDSFFSNETVLDYLTSENKKIVYDYKKLMYLALKNGTTINGDVFDVMIAAYLADVTSKIQIDKIVFNYLGEILKSDEEIYGKGARRTLPVNSVIHSYLAQIVSYISKLEEPLREKLIEEDMMNLFENIEIKTAKVLAKMEFEGIHVSKKELEIMSVELDKRISTLEAGIHALAGEEFNIASPKQLAVILFEKLNLPPIKKIKTGYSTSVEVLEQLQNAHEIIPLIMEYRILAKLNSTYAKGLVKDITREGKIHTRYEQTLTQTGRLSSVNPNLQNIPTRIEEGKKIRKAFISGSEDRVILSIDYSQIELRVLAHIANDDRMIDAFEHDIDIHAKTASDVNGVTLEEVTPAMRREAKAVNFGIIYGISDFGLSNNLGITRKRAKEFIKKYLETFPGVKQYMEDIVNFAKEKGYVETLYHRRRNLPEINSKNKMIVNLNSRIAMNTPIQGTAADIIKIAMINVNDYIEKNNIDAKLLLQVHDELILDVNKKVVEEFTKEIVKIMESAAKLSVKLKAEAGVGDSWYNVK; translated from the coding sequence ATGGATAAAATAATTTTATTGGATGGTAATAGTTTGAGCTATCGTGCTTTTTATGCTATGCCGGCACTAAAAAATAAAAAAGGGTTATACACGAACAGTGTTTATGGTTTTACCTTAATGTTGGAAAGAGTTTTAACCGATGTTAAGCCGAAATATGCACTTGTTGCCTTTGATAAAGGAAAGCAAACTTTTCGACATAAAAGTTACGAAAATTATAAAGGTACACGTGATAAAACGCCTGACGAGTTGGTGGAACAGTTCGGTTATGTAAGAGAGCTTATAGAATCTTATGGAATAAAATATGAAGAGCATTTTGATTATGAAGCAGACGATATTATCGGAAGTTATGCACGTTTGGCAGAAAAAGCCGGCTTAGAAGTTATTATTGTTTCAGGCGATAAAGATTTAACTCAGCTTGCAAGTGAGAATATCACAATTTATTATACAAAACGAGGAGTAACGGAAATTGATTATTATACTCCGGAATTTATTAAGGAAAAATACAATTTAACTCCGGAACAAATAATTGATATGAAAGGTTTAATGGGAGATAAATCTGATAATATTCCGGGAATAGCCGGAGTCGGTGAGAAAACTGCGATTAAACTGCTTACCGAGTATGGAAGTGTTGAAAATATTTTAGATAATATTGATAATATAAGCGGTAAAAAGTTAAAAGAGCGTCTAACAGAGGGGAAAGAAGATGCCTTGATAAGTAAAAAATTGGCTACTATCCATACAGAAGTACCGTTAGAAAATAAACTGGAAGAATTAATTTTTGAAGAAAACAGAAAAAAGAAAATAAAATTATTTGAAAAATTGGAGTTTACCTCATTTTTAAAAAAATTACGTATAGAAGCGGAAAAAGAGGGCTTAGAAACAGAGGAAGAATTGGAGATAATCCATGCTACTGATAAAACAAGAATAGATTTTAATTCAGCAAGTATCCATGCGGAATGTTATACGGAAGATTATCATAATTCCAGTGTGGTAGGAATAGCTGTTTATAATCAAGAAAAAATTTATTTATTTAGTGAAGATTCTTTTTTTAGTAACGAAACGGTTTTGGACTATTTAACTTCCGAAAATAAAAAGATAGTATATGATTACAAAAAATTGATGTATTTAGCGTTAAAAAACGGTACTACAATAAACGGAGATGTTTTTGATGTTATGATTGCCGCATATTTAGCAGATGTAACTTCAAAAATTCAAATTGATAAAATAGTTTTTAATTATCTTGGAGAAATTTTAAAAAGTGATGAAGAAATCTACGGCAAAGGAGCAAGAAGAACCTTACCGGTTAATAGTGTGATTCATTCCTATTTAGCTCAGATAGTAAGTTATATTTCAAAATTAGAAGAGCCGTTAAGGGAAAAATTAATTGAAGAAGATATGATGAATCTTTTTGAGAACATAGAAATAAAAACCGCAAAAGTGTTAGCAAAAATGGAATTTGAAGGTATCCATGTTAGTAAAAAAGAGTTAGAAATAATGAGCGTAGAACTTGATAAACGAATTTCAACGCTTGAGGCCGGTATTCATGCTTTAGCAGGTGAAGAATTTAATATCGCATCTCCAAAACAACTGGCGGTAATTTTATTTGAAAAATTAAATTTACCTCCTATAAAAAAAATAAAAACAGGATATTCCACTTCTGTAGAAGTATTGGAACAACTCCAAAACGCTCATGAAATTATCCCGCTTATAATGGAGTACAGAATATTGGCAAAACTTAATTCGACTTATGCTAAAGGATTAGTTAAAGATATTACTCGTGAAGGGAAAATTCATACACGTTATGAACAAACATTAACTCAAACAGGAAGACTATCATCGGTTAATCCAAATCTTCAAAATATACCGACAAGAATAGAGGAAGGAAAGAAAATTAGAAAAGCATTTATTTCAGGCTCTGAAGATAGAGTTATTTTGTCAATTGACTATTCCCAAATTGAATTAAGGGTATTAGCTCATATTGCGAATGATGACAGAATGATTGATGCTTTCGAACATGATATTGATATTCATGCAAAAACGGCAAGTGATGTGAATGGAGTTACACTTGAAGAAGTAACCCCTGCTATGCGTCGTGAAGCTAAGGCGGTAAATTTTGGGATAATATATGGTATTTCCGATTTTGGATTATCAAATAATCTGGGAATAACAAGAAAACGTGCAAAGGAATTTATTAAAAAGTATTTAGAAACATTTCCGGGGGTAAAACAGTATATGGAAGATATTGTAAACTTTGCGAAAGAAAAGGGGTATGTTGAAACGCTGTACCATAGAAGAAGAAACCTTCCGGAAATTAATTCGAAAAATAAAATGATAGTAAATCTAAATTCACGTATCGCAATGAATACACCAATTCAAGGCACTGCAGCTGATATAATAAAAATCGCAATGATAAATGTTAACGATTATATAGAAAAAAACAATATTGATGCTAAATTGTTGCTTCAAGTTCATGATGAATTAATTTTGGATGTAAATAAAAAAGTGGTAGAGGAATTTACAAAAGAAATAGTGAAAATAATGGAGAGCGCCGCTAAACTATCTGTAAAACTAAAAGCGGAGGCAGGTGTTGGAGATAGTTGGTATAATGTTAAGTAA
- a CDS encoding tetratricopeptide repeat protein encodes MDIQKFLEEFKGIDLEQLDREQQENFRSILFNNGLFEDALELSRIIYEQNKEEDDAIEGYVHNLMYLNKKDDALFILYNAEKTAPVLYLEGMIYKNDGLLEIAEDKFQQARSKTKHPEAVRSIDSELVSIYLETGRENKAKIMSERIFHEEPSAESFHLAFDNLFVMGLFEDAVDFYTRHGREYEDANLLFAVAYSYNQLKDIENSKMYLLKTIDLDSEFVDSYLHLGHMSKGEEAKKYLEKYIELQGVAHSAYLHLISLYNDDKEYDKIRQLMKEVLTNMGISEETLYIAIYALKTLFEYDKIYSLYNEHAIVKDDPILLGAALNALSEEEDYIDFVEEEAVTYVELLHDEPTYLETLKNVYELTGSKRVHEIIEHFEHHHHHGCSHNHHDEY; translated from the coding sequence ATGGATATACAAAAATTTTTAGAAGAATTTAAGGGTATTGACTTGGAACAATTAGATAGAGAACAACAGGAAAATTTCCGTTCAATTTTATTTAATAATGGATTGTTTGAGGATGCACTTGAGTTGTCAAGAATTATTTATGAACAAAATAAGGAAGAAGACGATGCGATTGAAGGATATGTTCATAATTTAATGTATCTTAATAAAAAGGATGATGCCCTTTTTATTTTATATAATGCTGAAAAAACAGCACCGGTTTTGTATTTAGAGGGTATGATTTATAAAAATGACGGTTTGTTGGAAATTGCAGAAGATAAGTTTCAACAGGCACGCAGTAAAACCAAACACCCTGAAGCTGTAAGAAGTATAGATTCGGAGTTGGTGTCCATTTATTTAGAAACCGGTAGGGAAAATAAGGCGAAAATTATGAGTGAAAGAATTTTCCATGAAGAACCGTCTGCTGAAAGTTTTCATTTGGCATTTGATAATTTATTTGTAATGGGTTTATTTGAAGATGCCGTTGATTTTTATACAAGACACGGTAGGGAGTATGAAGATGCCAATTTATTATTCGCTGTTGCATATTCGTACAATCAGCTTAAAGATATTGAAAATTCAAAAATGTACCTTTTAAAAACAATAGATTTAGATTCGGAGTTTGTTGATTCTTATTTACATTTAGGTCATATGTCAAAAGGTGAAGAAGCGAAAAAATATCTTGAAAAATACATCGAACTTCAAGGTGTTGCACACAGTGCCTATTTGCACTTGATTTCTCTTTATAACGACGATAAGGAATATGATAAAATCCGTCAGTTGATGAAAGAAGTTTTAACAAATATGGGAATTTCGGAAGAAACTCTATATATAGCGATTTATGCTTTAAAAACTTTATTTGAATATGATAAAATTTATAGTTTATATAATGAACACGCCATTGTTAAAGACGATCCGATTTTGTTAGGTGCTGCCTTAAATGCTCTATCGGAAGAGGAAGATTATATTGATTTTGTTGAAGAAGAAGCGGTGACTTATGTTGAATTATTGCATGACGAACCGACTTATTTGGAAACACTAAAAAATGTTTATGAGCTAACAGGAAGTAAAAGAGTTCATGAAATTATAGAACATTTTGAACATCATCACCATCATGGTTGTTCACATAATCATCATGATGAATATTAA
- a CDS encoding polyprenyl synthetase family protein gives MLKQYDGLIAEVLEDIFEITKSNDNKLNKVIKKYFLNGGKRIRVLLLLICAKLGNFSENKKDIIRLAGIVEIIHTASLIHDDIIDNAQTRRGDVTLNKKYGNYFALYVGDYLFAVVLNTISEFKDERLHTYLAMTLKELCVGELIQEDDLYNVNTRRLDYLKKIKRKTAILIAFSCVAGSIISGAEDKDIISSYRYGYYLGMSYQIVDDYLDFSGGNNLGKESGQDLINGNMTLPAIIAREYNNELFLDFCKDSSIEYKQKIIDFIKSNEEILEQTLSVSVSYLEKARFIIRDMDKKIRLELEYVMNKLARRDK, from the coding sequence ATGTTAAAACAGTATGACGGATTGATAGCGGAAGTGCTAGAAGATATTTTTGAAATAACAAAAAGCAACGATAATAAATTAAATAAAGTTATTAAGAAATATTTTTTGAATGGCGGAAAAAGGATAAGGGTGCTTTTGTTGCTTATCTGTGCAAAATTAGGAAATTTTAGTGAGAATAAAAAAGATATTATCCGTCTTGCTGGTATCGTTGAAATTATTCATACTGCGAGTCTTATTCATGATGATATTATTGACAATGCACAAACTCGTCGCGGGGATGTGACACTAAATAAAAAATACGGGAATTATTTCGCCTTGTATGTTGGTGATTACCTTTTTGCGGTTGTTCTTAATACAATTAGCGAATTTAAAGATGAGAGATTGCATACTTATCTTGCGATGACTTTAAAAGAGCTTTGTGTCGGCGAATTAATCCAAGAAGATGATTTGTATAATGTTAATACGAGAAGATTAGATTATTTGAAAAAAATAAAACGTAAAACTGCGATTCTTATCGCTTTTTCTTGTGTAGCCGGCAGCATTATTTCGGGGGCGGAGGATAAGGATATAATTAGCAGTTACAGATATGGCTATTACCTTGGAATGAGTTATCAAATAGTTGATGATTATTTGGATTTTTCCGGTGGAAATAACCTCGGTAAAGAGTCGGGACAGGATTTAATAAATGGAAATATGACTTTACCGGCGATAATTGCTAGAGAATATAATAACGAGTTATTTTTAGATTTTTGTAAAGACAGTAGCATAGAGTATAAGCAGAAGATAATAGATTTTATAAAAAGTAATGAAGAGATATTGGAACAAACACTTTCGGTGAGTGTAAGTTATTTAGAAAAGGCACGTTTTATCATTAGAGATATGGATAAAAAAATACGTCTGGAATTAGAATATGTAATGAATAAATTAGCAAGGAGAGATAAATAA
- a CDS encoding DUF4064 domain-containing protein gives MKPFKRTTEKILAWIANVLLLIITGGLSYVSFISSTKDILKNPEFLRAFEASLAQQNASIPTDKALELGVATFKIYTVIYIVLLILALIATFIIKKRIIAGIFFLLVAIGVGITSVGFFFPIYILHFIVAIMLFVRKEPEDDINQNETVSYL, from the coding sequence ATGAAACCATTTAAAAGGACTACTGAAAAAATTTTAGCTTGGATAGCTAATGTGTTATTATTAATTATTACCGGTGGTTTAAGTTATGTATCATTTATTAGTAGTACAAAAGATATATTAAAAAATCCGGAGTTTTTAAGAGCGTTTGAAGCCAGCTTAGCTCAACAAAATGCGTCTATTCCTACGGATAAAGCATTAGAATTAGGTGTTGCAACATTTAAAATTTATACGGTAATTTACATTGTTTTATTAATATTAGCATTGATAGCGACATTTATTATAAAAAAACGTATTATTGCCGGTATTTTCTTCTTGTTGGTAGCTATCGGTGTCGGTATAACATCAGTTGGATTTTTCTTCCCAATTTATATATTACACTTTATAGTAGCGATAATGTTATTTGTAAGAAAAGAACCTGAAGATGATATTAATCAAAACGAAACGGTAAGTTATTTATAA